Proteins encoded by one window of Taeniopygia guttata chromosome 1A, bTaeGut7.mat, whole genome shotgun sequence:
- the LOC121471168 gene encoding uncharacterized protein codes for MALLSLFFVLVRRLIQFPQPAGDGLDEATHQRMRERQELLDREMARLLQELEQQDEGWGAMLFGALQQWPFWVLAGILLLLGNYDVEVKEDSDVNSVNYAAMEDSHVNDGNGYELKKEGQRTRQGNGENKDVQVDQERILERKREKEIKKKNNSATIKAGNNTDVNEGEDNVAGTEEYMNVKAQESRGANDQRSKDWTGQEDSNECGNEIAHSGFPAPEEANMEVIEDGSDRNKDEEQADVNVEGNKNKDRQEEEQGNVAASEKGGSDGGREESASSGSEDREDTQDAGNEQDILLVDGIEWPVEDLERGCSVTAELMESFTRVFVDSVSNSFDPVPQEAIGVGSAFEGWSPCESSSHHPTPTNHSETQSGPQSGFHPPDNQHPVHLQGERSLSCATDPPRNTAATSCASMSPHGTAQRKKFASGDPLLSMHIALTSNAWMDRLLFRIFPFKDALPRGEKTTVQFFIFPLPSGKFFFNVKPRHVRQGDSDIFVVSQPTEAQKGNSSNLVSSQPAKTNNAKG; via the exons ATGGCTTTACTGTCACTGTTCTTCGTGCTGGTGCGAAGACTGATCCagttcccccagccagctggggaTGGGCTGGATGAGGCCACGCACCAAAGAATGCGGGAGCgtcaggagctgctggaccGTGAGATGGCccggctgctgcaggagctggagcagcaggacgAGGGCTGGGGAGCCATGCTCTttggtgccctgcagcagtggCCATTCTGGGTTCTTGCTGGCATCCTGCTCCTCTTGG GCAATTATGATGTGGAGGTGAAGGAAGACAGCGATGTCAACAGTGTCAATTATGCTGCGATGGAAGACAGCCATGTCAATGATGGCAATGGCTATGAGTTAAAGAAAGAAGGACAGA GAACTCGACAAGGCAACGGAGAAAACAAGGATGTTCAGGTGGATCAAGAAAGGattctggaaaggaaaagggagaaggaaatcaagaaaaaaaacaatagtGCAACTATAAAGGCAGGCAACAACACTGATGTAAATGAAGGTGAAGACAATGTAGCCGGAACGGAAGAATACATGAATGTGAAGGCGCAGGAAAGCAGAGGTGCCAATGACCAGAGAAGCAAAGACTGGACTGGGCAGGAAGATAGCAATGAATGTGGGAATGAAATTGCCCATAGTGGTTTTCCTGCACCTGAGGAAGCAAATATGGAAGTTATAGAAGATGGCAGTGATAGAAACAAGGATGAAGAACAGGCTGATGTGAATGTGGAGGGAAACAAGAATAAGGATAGACAAGAAGAAGAACAAGGTAATGTGGCTGCCAGTGAAAAAGGTGGCAGTGATGGTGGCAGGGAAGAAAGTGCCAGCAGTGGAAGTGAAGACAGAGAAGACACCCAAGATGCTGGGAATGAGCAGGACATCCTTTTAGTGGATGGTATAGAGTGGCCTGTGGAGGACCTGGAGAGAGGCTGCTCAGTGACAGCTGAGCTGATGGAGAGCTTCACGCGTGTCTTTGTGGACAGCGTGAGCAATAGCTTCGATCCGGTGCCTCAAGAAGCCATCGGGGTGGGCAGCGCCTTTGAGGGCTGGAGTCCCTGTGAgtcctcctcccaccacccaactccaacaaaccacagtgagacacaatctggtcctcaatcaggtttccaccctccagataatcaacacccagtccatttgcagggagagaggagtctctcctgtgctacagaccccccaagaaacacagctgccacatcctgtgcttccatgtcaccacatggcaccgcccagagaaaaaagtttgccagtggtgaccctctcctttccatgcacattGCTCTCACCAgcaatgcatggatggacagactgctttttaggatttttcctttcaaggatgccctgccaagaggggaaaaaacaacagttcagtttttcattttt cctcttccttctggaaaatttttttttaatgttaaaccACGACACGTGCGCCAAGGGGACTCTGACATCTTTGTGGTCAGCCAGCCCACAGAGGCCCAGAAAGGCAACTCCAGTAACCTCGTGAGCAGTCAGCCCGCCAAGACCAACAATGCGAAAGGTTGA